A window of the Umboniibacter marinipuniceus genome harbors these coding sequences:
- a CDS encoding S8 family peptidase, translating into MKKLLAVGVTSLALAIASTTAIAAPGGNGNGNSNGPQGVANGHTKFDTDRLIITFSETALTTFDQGNGRANGVANRVRGATGRGANFVRDTFNGKAVVKLDRKLDHASMQELARLLEAEADIISVEVDEMMYPMATPNDPLYSDQWHYFEQTGGLNVPNAWDTATGAGVVVSVIDTGYRPHADLAANLVAGYDMISDATVGNDGNGRDADPSDPGDWVSAGQCYTGSPASGSSWHGTHVAGTIAAVSNNNQGVAGVAYDAKVMPVRALGTCGGYTSDIADAIVWSAGGSVSGVPATATPAQVINLSLGGGGSCNSLTQTAINTARGLGATILVAAGNSNDNTANYSPASCNGVVTVAATNRQGGRAYYSNYGTAVDVAAPGGAQSFANDPEGVLSTLNSGSTTPGSDTYEYYQGTSMATPHVAGVVALMYEANPSITPDEVEVALENTARSFPASCSQCGSGIVDATAAVAAANGGDTGGPGPGTGDTITYNNLSGARRSWQGTSIEIPAGTTNFSVVMSGGTGDADLYVREGNAPAKRSYDCRPYNSGNDEVCTFTNPAAGTWYYSIYGYRDYSGVTLVVSYD; encoded by the coding sequence ATGAAGAAACTGCTTGCAGTAGGTGTTACTAGCTTGGCACTTGCCATTGCATCCACAACGGCTATCGCCGCGCCAGGAGGCAACGGAAATGGGAATTCAAACGGTCCGCAAGGGGTCGCCAACGGCCACACTAAGTTTGACACCGACCGACTCATCATCACCTTCTCTGAAACTGCCTTAACCACCTTTGATCAGGGCAATGGAAGAGCTAATGGCGTCGCTAATAGAGTTCGTGGCGCTACCGGTCGCGGCGCTAACTTTGTTCGCGACACCTTCAATGGCAAAGCGGTCGTCAAGCTTGATCGAAAGCTGGACCACGCATCAATGCAGGAGCTAGCACGTTTACTCGAAGCTGAAGCTGACATTATCTCGGTTGAAGTGGATGAAATGATGTACCCCATGGCCACGCCAAATGATCCCCTCTATAGTGACCAATGGCACTACTTTGAGCAGACAGGTGGTTTGAACGTACCAAATGCATGGGATACTGCAACGGGTGCAGGCGTTGTTGTCTCGGTAATTGATACCGGCTATCGCCCTCATGCGGACCTCGCTGCTAACTTGGTGGCTGGCTACGACATGATTTCTGACGCCACCGTGGGCAATGACGGAAATGGCCGCGATGCCGATCCTTCTGACCCTGGTGATTGGGTCAGCGCAGGCCAATGCTACACTGGCTCGCCTGCCTCTGGAAGCTCTTGGCATGGTACCCATGTCGCGGGAACCATTGCCGCAGTCTCTAACAACAACCAAGGCGTTGCCGGTGTTGCCTACGATGCTAAAGTTATGCCGGTTCGAGCGCTCGGCACCTGCGGCGGTTACACATCAGACATCGCGGATGCAATTGTTTGGTCTGCCGGCGGCAGCGTTTCGGGTGTACCCGCTACGGCTACGCCTGCTCAGGTGATCAATTTAAGCCTAGGCGGCGGCGGTTCGTGTAATTCCTTAACACAGACTGCCATCAACACGGCGCGTGGACTTGGTGCTACCATTCTTGTTGCCGCTGGTAATTCAAATGACAACACGGCGAACTATTCGCCAGCAAGTTGTAATGGCGTAGTAACCGTTGCGGCGACAAACCGCCAGGGCGGACGCGCATACTACTCAAACTATGGTACTGCTGTTGACGTAGCGGCTCCCGGCGGCGCGCAAAGCTTTGCTAACGACCCCGAAGGTGTTCTCTCTACACTTAACTCAGGTTCTACCACGCCGGGTTCAGATACCTATGAGTACTATCAGGGTACCAGCATGGCTACGCCTCATGTAGCGGGTGTGGTTGCGCTAATGTACGAGGCAAACCCAAGCATTACGCCTGATGAAGTTGAGGTAGCACTGGAGAATACCGCAAGAAGCTTCCCCGCTTCCTGCTCTCAGTGTGGCTCAGGCATTGTGGATGCTACCGCAGCGGTTGCCGCAGCAAATGGCGGTGACACCGGTGGTCCTGGTCCTGGTACGGGTGATACAATTACCTACAACAATCTTTCCGGAGCTCGTCGCTCTTGGCAAGGAACTTCCATCGAGATTCCAGCTGGGACAACCAACTTTAGTGTTGTGATGTCTGGTGGTACTGGTGATGCCGACCTCTATGTGCGTGAGGGTAATGCGCCGGCTAAGCGTAGTTACGATTGCCGCCCATATAACTCGGGTAATGATGAAGTTTGTACGTTCACCAACCCAGCGGCCGGTACTTGGTACTACAGCATCTACGGCTACCGCGATTACAGCGGCGTGACACTTGTGGTTAGCTACGACTAA
- a CDS encoding group II truncated hemoglobin, producing the protein MTSKLSYGDGDASFQAAGGLEGLEKLSLSFYAYMDRLPSAVVIRAMHPEDLDESVRKLAFFLSGWLGGPKHYSAHYGPIRIPAAHQHLAIGHAEADAWIECMQYAVDEQPYAPEFKVYLIQQLRVPAERIRQACLRN; encoded by the coding sequence ATGACAAGCAAGTTAAGCTACGGCGACGGTGATGCATCATTTCAAGCGGCTGGTGGTCTTGAAGGACTAGAGAAACTAAGCCTATCTTTCTACGCTTATATGGACAGATTACCAAGTGCTGTAGTAATTAGAGCCATGCACCCAGAGGATTTAGACGAATCAGTAAGGAAACTTGCATTCTTCCTATCGGGTTGGTTGGGTGGTCCGAAGCACTATTCAGCTCATTATGGACCAATTCGTATTCCCGCCGCTCATCAGCACCTTGCCATCGGTCATGCCGAAGCCGACGCTTGGATTGAGTGCATGCAATACGCGGTAGATGAACAACCCTATGCGCCCGAGTTTAAAGTCTACCTCATCCAACAGTTACGGGTACCGGCCGAGCGGATTCGACAGGCATGCCTGCGCAACTAA
- a CDS encoding carboxypeptidase-like regulatory domain-containing protein, giving the protein MPTIVTYTQSPEVVGWVIDETGNPVSGARVTLRDEEAIQYDITNEFGEFRLEAVEETRSVILMAASSTRGMLLTVDKDGKKYSHTLALLFSGRGYLAPNESVLVDPQGIRSFDALKRSL; this is encoded by the coding sequence GTGCCCACCATTGTAACCTACACCCAGAGTCCAGAAGTGGTAGGATGGGTTATTGATGAAACGGGCAATCCAGTATCGGGTGCCAGGGTTACTTTGCGAGATGAAGAGGCTATCCAGTATGATATAACCAATGAATTTGGCGAGTTTCGTCTCGAGGCGGTTGAGGAAACTCGCAGTGTTATATTGATGGCTGCATCGTCAACACGAGGTATGCTGTTGACTGTTGATAAAGATGGGAAAAAGTATAGTCATACATTAGCGCTTCTGTTTTCGGGCCGCGGCTACCTAGCGCCGAACGAATCAGTACTAGTGGACCCACAGGGAATTCGGAGTTTTGATGCGCTTAAGCGCTCACTCTAA
- a CDS encoding GntR family transcriptional regulator — protein sequence MTTEAITNADKTFVQIRSDIIAGRIESGAKLSEPELSTKYGVSRAVIREAINRLAACHIVERKANVGARVVALSPQGLIQLYQVREALEGMAARLAAENMTNEEIAQLQALLVSHKSSIAGSESYYQEAGDVDFHYRIIMGSKNDQLINVLFNGLYHLVRMYRVQLGMAGPRVTKAFDEHLHIASAIANRDGELAEMLMRRHIHYSKNTIESLLTNELDD from the coding sequence ATGACAACTGAAGCCATTACCAACGCCGATAAAACCTTCGTGCAAATTCGTAGCGACATCATTGCCGGGCGCATTGAATCTGGGGCTAAACTTAGCGAGCCAGAATTGTCGACAAAATATGGCGTCAGCCGCGCCGTGATTCGGGAAGCTATAAACCGATTGGCCGCGTGTCATATTGTAGAGCGAAAGGCCAACGTTGGCGCCCGCGTTGTCGCGCTAAGTCCACAGGGATTAATTCAGCTCTATCAAGTACGTGAAGCATTAGAAGGTATGGCGGCACGCCTCGCTGCAGAAAATATGACCAACGAGGAAATTGCTCAACTCCAAGCGCTTCTAGTTAGCCATAAGTCATCGATAGCGGGGAGTGAATCCTACTATCAAGAGGCAGGTGATGTTGATTTCCACTACCGCATTATTATGGGTTCTAAGAATGATCAGCTTATTAATGTGCTATTTAACGGTCTTTACCACTTAGTACGCATGTATCGCGTTCAGCTTGGAATGGCTGGACCTCGGGTAACAAAGGCCTTTGATGAACACCTTCATATCGCAAGTGCGATTGCCAATCGTGACGGGGAGCTCGCTGAGATGCTCATGCGTCGACACATCCACTACTCAAAGAACACCATTGAATCACTATTAACCAACGAACTCGACGACTAG
- the prpB gene encoding methylisocitrate lyase: protein MTPGKRFRNALAANNPLQIVGTINAYSAMMAEQIGHQAIYLSGGGVANASYGLPDLGMTSLNDVIVDVQRITSACQLPLMVDIDTGWGGAFNIAKTVRDMEKAGAAAVHMEDQVAQKRCGHRPNKEIVSTEEMVDRLKAAVDARTDPDFFIMARTDSFAQEGLEAAIERAKAYVSAGADGIFAEAIKTEAHYRAFAEALDVPILANITEFGQTELWNAEELGNWGAAMVLYPLSAFRAMNKAAENVYRHILKDGDQKAVVDTMQTRMELYDYLGYHDYETKLDQLFAEGKNK from the coding sequence ATGACTCCAGGAAAACGATTTCGCAACGCGCTTGCGGCGAACAATCCCCTCCAAATTGTAGGCACCATTAATGCCTACAGCGCGATGATGGCTGAGCAAATAGGTCATCAAGCTATCTATCTCTCCGGTGGCGGCGTTGCCAACGCCTCATACGGACTTCCCGACTTAGGTATGACTTCGCTTAACGACGTCATTGTTGATGTACAGCGAATCACTTCGGCCTGCCAGTTGCCACTAATGGTCGACATTGATACCGGCTGGGGTGGCGCATTTAACATTGCGAAAACCGTCAGAGATATGGAAAAAGCAGGTGCCGCTGCCGTCCACATGGAAGATCAGGTAGCTCAGAAACGTTGTGGACATAGGCCAAACAAAGAGATTGTCAGCACAGAGGAGATGGTTGACCGTCTCAAAGCAGCGGTAGACGCTCGAACTGACCCCGACTTCTTTATTATGGCTCGAACTGACTCGTTCGCACAGGAAGGGCTAGAGGCTGCAATTGAACGTGCTAAAGCCTATGTTTCCGCTGGTGCCGATGGAATCTTCGCCGAAGCCATTAAGACCGAAGCGCATTACCGTGCCTTTGCCGAGGCGCTTGACGTCCCTATTCTTGCCAACATCACCGAATTTGGACAGACCGAACTTTGGAATGCTGAGGAATTGGGCAACTGGGGCGCCGCCATGGTCCTCTATCCGCTTAGCGCATTCCGCGCAATGAATAAGGCAGCTGAGAACGTCTACCGCCATATTCTTAAAGATGGTGATCAAAAAGCCGTTGTCGATACGATGCAAACTCGGATGGAGCTCTATGACTACCTCGGCTATCACGACTACGAAACCAAACTCGATCAACTTTTCGCCGAAGGCAAGAATAAATAA